In Archangium violaceum, the following are encoded in one genomic region:
- a CDS encoding glycoside hydrolase family 3 N-terminal domain-containing protein, with the protein MRAVYCSSLIVLTLVVSTVAGAATPGGTHPGIHDRVPDEARVERVLQSLSPREKVGQLLLAYPQVGKENPVEVGGVLFVGGTLRKLEAAKERIRSSRERSRVPPFFAVDIEGGGFNRLNRHPALKELPSARDMATMEDAAVEAWGVRVGKAMREVGLNMNLAPVFDVSPKGHMFRNGRAFSGDPEVVKQKATAFARGLAKAGVVSIGKHFPGYGDLDSDSDHVRAIADWEVERVRQEASAFLAADRFLGGVMMSNIVYEKLGKAPAILEPSLVAMAHESGWISVTDDVAIGALAEHLGTEREEVVRRAFLAGNDLILTTEPPDWSGGLDYFGILTKLAESDPKMAEQLDAAVRRVLRLKDRMGLLDGR; encoded by the coding sequence ATGCGCGCAGTGTATTGCTCATCGCTCATCGTCCTGACGCTCGTGGTGTCCACCGTCGCCGGAGCGGCCACTCCGGGGGGAACGCACCCGGGCATCCATGACCGCGTGCCCGACGAGGCCCGCGTGGAGCGCGTCCTCCAGTCGCTGTCCCCTCGCGAGAAGGTGGGGCAGTTGCTCCTCGCCTATCCGCAGGTCGGCAAGGAGAACCCCGTGGAGGTGGGCGGGGTGCTGTTCGTGGGCGGGACGCTGCGCAAGCTGGAGGCGGCGAAGGAGCGCATCCGTTCATCCCGCGAGCGCTCCCGCGTGCCTCCCTTCTTCGCGGTGGACATCGAGGGGGGCGGCTTCAACCGCCTCAACCGGCACCCGGCGCTCAAGGAGCTTCCATCCGCGCGGGACATGGCCACGATGGAGGACGCCGCGGTCGAGGCGTGGGGCGTGCGCGTCGGCAAGGCGATGCGGGAGGTGGGGCTCAACATGAACCTCGCGCCCGTGTTCGACGTGTCGCCCAAGGGCCACATGTTCCGCAACGGGCGCGCGTTCTCCGGAGACCCCGAGGTGGTGAAGCAGAAGGCCACCGCCTTCGCCCGGGGGCTGGCGAAGGCCGGGGTGGTCTCCATCGGCAAGCACTTCCCGGGTTATGGGGACCTCGACTCCGACTCGGACCACGTGCGGGCCATCGCCGACTGGGAGGTGGAGCGCGTGCGCCAGGAGGCGTCGGCGTTCCTCGCCGCGGACCGGTTCCTGGGTGGCGTGATGATGTCGAACATCGTCTACGAGAAGCTCGGCAAGGCGCCCGCCATCCTCGAGCCCTCGCTCGTCGCCATGGCTCACGAGAGCGGGTGGATCTCCGTCACCGACGACGTGGCCATCGGCGCGCTCGCCGAGCACCTCGGCACCGAGCGCGAGGAGGTGGTGCGGCGCGCCTTCCTCGCGGGCAATGATCTCATCCTCACCACCGAGCCGCCGGACTGGTCGGGGGGCCTGGACTACTTCGGCATCCTGACGAAGCTGGCCGAGTCGGACCCGAAGATGGCCGAGCAGCTGGACGCCGCCGTGCGCCGGGTGCTGCGCCTCAAGGACCGGATGGGCCTGCTGGACGGGAGATAG
- a CDS encoding cytochrome P450, whose protein sequence is MPKFDPTSPHQMENPYPVYATARAEQPVFFSPELQMWLVTRYEDICTVVKDPATFSSLGAASVGSGFPPEVLAVLAEGVPITPSLVDNDPPSHTRFRNLVNKALAPRQVAALESRVRQAAQELVESFVREGHADLITRFATPFPGWVIADILGLPREDMPELKRLGDAMVGLLGSAHEPLERQLEYARGMVQLTKYLLARVRERAAEPRDDLLSLIVTGRNERDSALSDSELVSMLSQLLNAGHETTTNLIGNSLVLLLDRPEQLRALREDPGLIPQAVEESLRMDAPVQGLFRTTTREVELSGVKLPAGARLHVLYASGNHDASVFPHPERFDLHRPNSDAHLAFSRGIHFCVGAPLARQEGRIALEVLLRRLPNLRYQDGLRPVRRPHFFVRGYEHLPLAWDVG, encoded by the coding sequence GTGCCCAAGTTCGATCCGACGTCTCCACACCAGATGGAGAACCCCTACCCGGTCTATGCCACCGCCCGCGCCGAGCAGCCGGTGTTCTTCAGCCCCGAGCTGCAGATGTGGCTCGTCACCCGCTACGAGGACATCTGCACCGTCGTGAAGGACCCGGCGACCTTCTCCTCGTTGGGAGCCGCATCGGTGGGCAGCGGGTTCCCACCGGAGGTGCTGGCGGTGCTGGCGGAGGGCGTCCCCATCACCCCCTCGCTCGTCGACAACGACCCGCCGTCGCACACCCGGTTCCGCAACCTCGTCAACAAGGCCCTCGCGCCCCGCCAGGTGGCGGCCCTGGAGTCACGCGTCCGCCAGGCGGCCCAGGAGCTCGTCGAGTCCTTCGTGCGCGAGGGCCACGCGGACCTCATCACCCGATTCGCCACGCCCTTCCCGGGCTGGGTGATCGCCGACATCCTGGGTCTGCCGCGCGAGGACATGCCCGAGCTCAAGCGGCTGGGGGATGCCATGGTGGGGCTGCTCGGCTCGGCCCACGAGCCCCTGGAGCGGCAGCTCGAGTACGCCCGGGGCATGGTGCAGCTCACGAAGTACCTGCTGGCGCGGGTCCGGGAGCGCGCCGCCGAGCCTCGCGACGACCTGCTCTCGCTCATCGTCACGGGCCGGAACGAGCGGGACTCGGCGCTGAGCGACTCGGAGCTGGTCAGCATGCTCAGCCAGCTGCTGAACGCGGGCCACGAGACGACCACGAACCTCATCGGCAACTCGCTCGTCCTGCTGCTCGACCGGCCGGAGCAGCTGCGAGCGCTGCGCGAGGACCCGGGACTCATCCCCCAGGCCGTGGAGGAGAGCCTGCGGATGGACGCGCCCGTGCAGGGGCTCTTCCGGACCACCACCCGGGAGGTGGAGCTGAGCGGGGTGAAGCTACCGGCGGGAGCGCGCCTGCACGTGCTGTACGCCTCGGGCAACCATGACGCGTCGGTCTTCCCCCACCCCGAGCGCTTCGATCTGCACCGGCCCAACTCGGACGCGCACCTGGCCTTCAGCCGGGGCATCCACTTCTGCGTGGGAGCCCCCCTGGCACGGCAGGAGGGACGCATCGCGCTGGAGGTGCTGCTGCGGCGGCTGCCGAACCTGCGCTACCAGGACGGGCTCCGCCCCGTACGCCGGCCCCACTTCTTCGTGCGCGGCTACGAGCACCTGCCGCTGGCCTGGGACGTGGGGTGA